The genomic interval AGCACTCGGCGATATCGCCGAAAAAATGAACCAGAAAACTCCTACCGCCTCCGAAGCAATCAAAAAGCTGGCGGCAAGGGGCCTGGTCAACCATGAAAAATATGCTGGTGTCACCCTCACTGAACAGGGCAAAACGCTAGCCATCGACATGGTGCGACGCCACCGCCTGCTGGAAACCTTCCTCCACGATGTTTTGGGATACACCTGGGACGAAGTCCACGCCGATGCAGACCTGTTGGAACATGCAGCCTCTGATCAGCTCATCGAACGCATCGATGCTCACTTGGGTCGTCCACGCAAAGATCCCCACGGCGATCCCATACCAACTGCCGAAGGCGTTATTGAAGAGTCTCCCCGAACCACCCTCGAGGCAGTTCAGCCAGGGGAGACTGTCACGATTTCCAGGGTCAAAGACATTGATCCTGAATTGCTGCGCTACCTCGCGCAATACAACGTCTCACCAGGATGCCGGATCACCGTTGCGTCCGGCCCACTAGCTGGCATGGTGCATGTCGTTGTAGAAGGCACCGACACCAGCTTCCCCCTGGCCGAAACGCAACTGCCATTAATTACAGTGCAGGACTAAGCAGATTCATCATAATGGTGCTCATATTTCCCGATGAGACCAAACCAATCTGAATGATGACCGCCACCGAGAATACGAACAGTAAGAACTTATCGGCAGGACCGTTGGCACGAATGCTTAAAAACTTAGGCAATTTGAGGTTCCACCAGCGTTTGCCCTTCAGCGGAATGACCGGGGCAAATGCTGGGATACCGGCCTTAGTGGCCATATCGCCAGCCAAGTGGGTCAGGCTTCCAACTGTAATGGCGGAGCCTAACACAATGCCGAATGAACTTTCGGGAGCATAATTCCATACTCCCACTGCTAATGCAGCGGAAGCTCCAGTAACTAAAAGCCAATCTGCGTTCTTTGACCATTCAGGCATGAGACCTCTAATGGCGAGCCCGAGGAAGAAAAACAGCAAACCAATCACCGCAGGTTTTCCATAGGCGCCAATTAGCGCTGTGGCACCAGCGCCTGTGGCAGCAGCGCTCCACACCGTATGTGTCAACGTGCGGTGCCCGTTGTTGCAGTGTTTGTCTTTCCTGCCCCTGGTGACATTGACGAAAGTTTGGCAAATATTCTCTGTAAAACGCGAAATCACTTGGGTAATCGGACCAAAAGAACGCGACACCGTGGCCTGCGGTGAATCAAGGTCCGGGAGCAGCGCTGCACCCGCCGCTAAACCCGCATAAATAAAAGCCTCCGTGGCGGTGGTAACCCCACCCCATTCTGCTGGGAGAATTTGAGCAACAGCAAGCCCCACGGCTGCACCGCTCATAGCGTGGGTTGGCCCCATAACCACTTGTGCATCAACTACTTTCACAACTAAAAATTCAAAACTTAAGTGAGTTCAAGAATAAACCAAAGGGTGGACACTTATTCGAACGGGTGCTTGATTTAGGCAACTTGAGCAAAATTCTGCCATTTCGCCTCAAATCGGGCTAGTTTTGAAGCATGAGCGAACGTCAGCTGGAAAAGTCAATTGAGCACGCCGTCGAGTTAGCCCGCGAAGCCCGAAACATCGAAGTTTTTACCGGAGCCGGAATGAGCGCCGACTCCGGGTTGGAAACGTATCGTGATGATAAAACCGGGCTGTGGAGCAACGTAGATCCACAAGCGATGGCAAGTATCGATGCATGGCGCAAAGATCCAGAGCCAATGTGGGCGTGGTATCGCTGGCGCGCCGGGGTGGCAGCTAGGGCAGAACCCAACGCGGGGCATCAAGCTATTTCCTACTGGGAGGGGAGTGACACCGTCGAACACGTTCACATCACCACCCAGAACATTGACAACCTGCACGAGCGAGCTGGCTCTAGCGATGTGACACATCTTCATGGCAGCTTGTTTGAATACAGGTGCTCTGATTGTGCGACTCCATGGGAAGACGATAAAAACTATCCGCAAGAACCCATTGCACGCCTTGCTCCTCCACAATGTGAAAAGTGCGGAGGGCTGATTAGACCAGGTGTGGTGTGGTTTGGTGAGAACCTGCCCGTAGAAGAGTGGGATATTGCAGAGCAACGCATCGCAGAAGCCGATCTCATGATCATTGTGGGTACCTCCGGGATTGTTCATCCTGCAGCAGCACTCCCGCAATTAGCCCAACAACGCGGCGTTCCCATCGTGGAGATCTCCCCAACGCGCACCGAACTTAGCCGGATCGCAGACTTCACCTGGATGTCCACCGCAGCCCAAGCGCTACCAGCGTTGATGCGAGGTTTGAGCGCCTAACATGACTGAAGATGACTTAGATCTGCTGCACCGCACAGTAGAACTAGCCACCCAGGCACTCAAGCAGGGAAACAGTCCTTATGGATCCCTGCTGGTTGATCCCTTCGGCGCGGTCGTTTTTGAAGACCACAACCGAGATGCCGATGGGGATCTGACCAAGCACCCGGAATTCGCCATCGCCAAATATGCGATCGAAAATTACAGTGCATCAGAACGTGCTGCGTGCACTGTTTATACCTCGACGGAACATTGCGCGATGTGCGCCGGTGCCCATGCGTGGGCTGGACTGGGCAAAATTTACTGCGCCACCACAGGTGGGCAAACAGCCGCTTGGTACGCAAAGTGGGGTGCAGAATCTGGGCCTTTGAACCCGATTTCAGCGGACAAAATTAGCCCGAACATATCCATCGAAGGACCTGCTTCCAGATTTGAGGAAGTCCTGTATGAACTGCATCGATGGTTTTATTTAGGGCAGTCTCCGAATAAGGCTCTTTAGCGCTGGGCATGTGACTTTAAAAGCGCACTAAGAGCTCGTCAATTCTTTAAAACAAGCTGAGAATGTGAATAATAGGATAGGTTAACCTGATTCGATTAGAAAACGGAGATTTGTCGTGCAATCCCGCCTGTCCAAAATCCTGCGCAGTAGCGTCGTAGGCGTTGCTGTCCTAGCCCTGTTAGCTGGGTGTTCTAACAATGCAGATGACACCGACGCTGATTCAACATCCACGGGAAACTCCGCTTTTCCTGTTTCGATTGAACACGAGTTCGGAACCACCACAATCGATGATGTACCCGAAAGAGTTGTCACCCTTGGCGTTACCGACGCCGATATTGTCCTCGCATTGGGGACCGTCCCAGTAGGCAACACCGGATACAAATTCTTCGAAAACGGATTGGGACCGTGGACTGATGAGTTAGTGGAAGGCAAAGAATTAACACTGCTTGACTCTGATTCCACACCAGATCTTGAACAAGTAGCAGCCCTGGAGCCAGACCTGATTATTGGAGTCTCTGCGGGGTTTGACGACGTTGTATACGAGCAACTATCTGATATCGCACCGGTGGTCGCCCGTCCAGCGGGAACAGCTGCATACGCAGTAGCTCGCGAGGAAGCTACCAACCTTGTTGCCCGTGCGATGGGGCAATCAGAAAAAGGACAAGAGCTCAATGAGGAAACAGATGCTCTGATCCAAGCTGCGCGTGATGAAAATCCTTCTTTTGACGGTAAAACAGGAACCGTCATCTTGCCATACCAGGGTAAATACGGTGCCTACCTGCCAGGCGATGCACGGGGACAATTCCTCGATTCACTTGGCATTTCGCTGCCGGAAGCAGTTCTTTCGCGAGACACCGGCGACAGCTTCTTTGTCGATGTCCCCGCTGAAAGCGTCAAAGACGTAGACGGTGATGTTCTCCTCGTGCTTTCCAACGACGAAAATCTGGATATCACAGCAGAGAATCCACTGTTTGAAACACTCAACGTTGTGCAAAAAGACGCAGTAATTGTGGCAACAACCGAAGAACGCGGGGCGATTACCTACAACTCAGTGCTGTCTGTTCCTTTTGCGTTGGAACATCTCGCACCACGTATTGCTGAGGCTTTGAAGTAAAACTCAACTACTCGAGCACAATCAAAAAAGAAGCACCCCGGAGAATCTATCCCCGGGGTGCTTTTTAAATGAGGCACATGCCTGCCCCAGAAGCCCAGCAAAAAACTAAACCCCACCCACAAATCCGAGTTGACGCCATGCTTCATAGGTCGCTACCGCCGCGGAATTTGAAAGGTTCATGGAACGCCTACCGGGAAGCATGGGGATCCGAAGCTCACTGGTGATTCGGGAATGCTCAACATGTTCTTGAGGGAGTCCTGTTGGTTCAGTTCCAAAAAGGAGTGCATCGCCAGGTTCAAAAGCGATATCGGTGAAGCGGGTATTGGCCGTTGTGGTGAAGGCAAATACGCGACCAGGGACTGCAGCCATGGCTTCATCGAAGGTTGCATGCACTGTGACATCGGCTAAGTCGTGGTAGTCAAGGCCTGCTCGGCGAAGGTGCTTTTCTGTCAGCTCAAAGCCTAAAGGTTCAACAAGGTGCAGGTGAGCGCCTGTTCCTGCACACATTCGGATGGCGTTTCCGGTGTTGGGAGGGATGACAGGATTGTCGAAGATAACGTGAAGTGGGTGTTCCGGCATGTGTTTGATTGTAAGGCCTTGGAAAAGGGTGGAATAATAGCGGGCGTGACTGCAATCAAACTTGATGGAAACTTATACCGCGGGGAAATTTTCGCCGACTTGGAACAGCGCGTTGCTGCGTTGAAGGAGAAAGGGATTGTGCCGGGGCTTGCCACCGTGCTGGTGGGTGATGACCCAGCGAGCCACTCTTACGTGAAGATGAAGCATCGTGACTGTGAGCAGATTGGTGTGAACTCGATCCGTAAGGATCTGCCTGCTGATGTCACGCAGGAAGAGCTTTTCGCTGTCATCGATGAACTGAACAACGATGATTCTTGCACTGGTTACATTGTGCAGCTTCCTTTGCCTAAGCACTTGGACGAAAACGCTGTGCTGGAGCGCATTGATCCAGCTAAGGATGCTGATGGCCTGCACCCTGTAAACCTGGGCAAGCTTGTGCTCAACGAGCCAGCTCCACTGCCATGCACCCCGAATGGTTCCATCAGCTTGTTGCGTCGTTTCGGCGTTGAGCTTGATGGCGCGAAGGTTGTTGTCATTGGCCGTGGCGTCACCGTTGGTCGCCCAATTGGCCTGATGCTGACCCGCCGTTCCGAGAACTCCACGGTTACTTTGTGCCACACTGGCACGAAGGATCTGGCTGCGGAGACCCGTGCGGCTGACGTCATCATTGCTGCAGCTGGTCAGCCGCACATGCTGACCGCAGACATGGTCAAGCCAGGCGCAGCGGTGCTCGATGTCGGCGTCTCCCGCAAGGACGGCAAGTTGCTTGGCGACGTCCACCCCGACGTGTGGGAAGTCGCCGGCGCGGTCTCACCAAACCCAGGCGGCGTTGGCCCTCTGACCCGTGCATTCTTGGTGCACAATGTTGTCGAGCGCGCTGAAAAGCTGGCTGGACTCTAAAAACACATGACTAATCCCGGCAAAAAGCACATCAGTGAAGAGCAACTTCTGGCGAATCCCCATGACGGTGGATTAGCCCCATCGAAGTTTCCCATCAAGGTGCAAAAAGCCGGGATTGTCGTATTCGTACTGGCAGTAGTGGCGGCTTCGGCCTTTGCTCTCACAGAGCACTGGCGCCGAGCCACATTCACACTTGGTGCATCACTGCTGTATCTTTCGCTACTGCGTCTGACCTGTGACTCCAAGATTCTTGGAGTGCTCGCAGTGCGATCGAGGCGTTTTGATGCCATCTACACCGCCATTGTTGGCGGATTGATGACATTCCTTGCTACCTCAGTCGATGCGCTGGGCAGCTAGATTATTTTTCAGAGCGATCTTCCACAGTTTCATCGCGTGAAAGCGCTTCAGCAATCGCTGCACCCTGAGCGGAGCCCTGTGCATGTCCAGCAGCACGGCCTTGGATGATCTCAGCTAGATCAATGCCGGTGGTTTGCTTGACTGATTCAATAATGGATTTCAGTCCAAGTGCTTGTTCACCGGCAAAACGTGAACCCACGGAATTCTCGGATCCTTCTCCACCGGAGAGCACTGTCATGGATCCAATGTTTGCGTATCCAGAGGCGAAGTTGCTCATGAGTTCCGGCAGGATTTCCATGGCTTGCTGGGCGAGTAGTGCTTCTTGGTTTTCGCGGTAGGCCTCGGCCTTTGCCTTGATAGCGTCTGCCTCTGCCTGTCCCTTCAATCGAACAGCTTCGGCTTCAGCCATTGCACGAACCTTTGCAGCGGTAGCTTCGGCTTCTGCGATTTCGACCTGAGCCTGTGCGCGCCTGGTTTGCTCGAAAGTATCGGCTTCGACTTCCTGCTTGCGGCGGTAGCGTTCAGCGTCGGCCACCTTGTTCACTTCGGCTTCCAGCTCGATCTGCTTATTTTCAGCCTGTTGGCGAAGAACCTCTAGTCGAGCTTTTTCATCGGCAAGGCGTTCAGCCTGCATAGCCTGGGCACGGGCTTCACCGACCTGAGCATCAGCGGCAGCCTTGTTGGCATCAAGTTGGGTCTGTTCAACCAGATCTGCCTCTTGGTTAGCAATGCGTGATTTAGCGATCGCACGAGCAGCTTCAGTTTCTGCAATTTCCGCAGCCTGCTTCTTTGCCTGAATTTCCGGTGCGCCGAGGGATTTGATGTATCCCACATCATCGGTGATGCCACGAATCTGGAAGGAGTCAAGAATCAAACCCTGCTTCTCTAGCTCGGGGATGACTGTTTCAGCGATCTGCTCGGAGAATTTTTTACGCTCACGCATGAGCGACGTGACTGTTTGCTGCGCCACGACACCACGAAGCACACCTTCCAGCTGATCCTGTGTGAACCGAACAATTTCTTTGTCACTGGAAGCGAAGCGCTGGGCAGCGCGACGAATAAACTCAGCTTCGGAACCGATCTTCACCAGCGCAACAGCCTCGACATTCAACGTGACATTGTCATCGCTTTGTGCCGTCACCTGCATATTTACCTGACGGGAACGCAGAGAGATCTTCTGGTGAGTCTGGGTAATAGGCATTACCACAGCTTTGCCGTGGACAATGACCTGCGATTCCCCCTTCTTCTTCGCAGAGACAATGAGCGCTTCATCAGCTGCAGCCACCTTGATCCAGGTGCGTGAAGTTAAGAAGAAAATACCGAGGACAATGACCGCGACGACAAGAATCGCCCCAATGACAAATAGTATGGCAATAGCTTCCATAAATGATCACTTGCTTTCTGTGTTGCTGGTTTCTAAAAGGACTGGGCGGAAAAGGGCGGTAGTCAAAGCGGATGCACATGTAGAAAATGACAAGGCTTCAAACACAAGAGCAAAACTCTTTGCCCTAACCAAACTACTATTTTCCGTTTATAAATCACCCTATGGTCATTAATCGGGTGCCCCTGAATAAGCCCAGTTCCGGACTGGTAGGAAACTTAAGAGCTGAAAAATTAGACGGAATGACCGTAGTAGAGAGTGCCTATTTTTGAACCACAGAAGCTCTGAGCGGAAGTATTCGGCATTGACAAACTATTCGAGCACGACTACTCGAGCTATTAGATCCAAACTAAACCAATGCCAGTTAAGGTGACTGAAAAGAGGTCTGAATATTGGGGACTCCCCGTGCAGAGAGTTCAGCGTTTTCAGGCACGCTCTCTTTATAGCTGAAGTCGAGCTCAGGGCCTTTCATCTGGAAGAATGCTGAGCCATCTTTCTGCTCATTCCAAATGATGTAGGTATCACTGAACGTATCAGCGATTTCTTCTTGCTGTTCAGAGCCGGAATCGCCATTGGCAAGGTCGATCCAGTTGGAGGTCATCTTTAAGAACAGGGTCTTTTGCTCTTCAGTGAGCTGTGCTCCTCGCAAACCGGATCCTTGGAGCGCTGCCTGCTGGGTTGGATTGAGGCTTCCCACCAGTTGTTCCGCAGCTTTTTTGATTTGCGATTCCGAATAGGAGGTATCTAACGCCTCAGTGACACTAACGACCTCAGCTGGGCTCAGGCCCAAATGAGCATCCTTGAAAGTGATCTGACCGTCCGGATCGAAAGTGACTTTCAATCCGACAGTTGGTCCATCCAGGGTCAATTCCCAAGAATTCTCGGTGGATGGTTCAGGCGAGAACTTCAGAAAGTGGTGTGGATTATCGCCAGGTTCTTGAGCTACATGCTGAATCACTGCAGAAACCAGCTCGTATGCATGCTCATTGAAGAGGGATTCCAGCACACGCAGCGCGGTAACCTGGTTGGCCCAGGTCAGCGTGCTGATGTCCAGGCCTTCACCGAGCAAGGCGGCGCGTTGCTCCTCGTCAAGATAGTCCAAGAAACCCAGCGCCGTCAGCGAGGTTTCGCGTGAGGCGTTAAACGAGGTTTCATTGCTTATCGACGTCTCCCCAGTCGTTGTCTGCATTGCCGCCGCAACTTTAGTCGGCGGTTCAGGGGAGCTCGTAGCACTGGAAGTTACGGAGGTACATCCGCTTAATCCGAGAGTGCTGGCGACTAGCGTGGTAGCAAAAGCGCCAGCGGCCCGACGAGAGTTCAACAAAGTCACAACTACTTATGTTAGAGATTGTTTTTTGGTTTATCCGGAGGGTTGCCTGTGAGTTGTTTAGAGATCCCTGTCTATTTGTCGTAAATACCTATTAGATGTAGAACTCGATGTAGGTCGAAGGGTTGTCTTCGTCTGGGGAGATGAGGCTGAAGAAGTTCCTCACGATGCGATCCATTTGGCGGCTTTCGGTGAGGAAAGCATCGTGGCCGACAGGGGATACGATTTTTGCCATTGCCAGTAGATTTCCCAGGTTTCTGGAGAGGTGTTCTTGCTGGTGGTAGGGGTACAAAATATCGGTATCTACGCCTGCGACAAGGACTGGAACTTTGATGGATTCGAGTGCCTTGTTGAGGCCTCCGCGGTCGCGACCAATGTCGTGGCGGTTGAGGGCGTCGGTGAGCAAGACGTAGGAGCCGGCGTCGAAACGCTGTACTAGCTTGTCTGCTTGGTAGTCCAAGTAGGATTCCACGGCGAAGCGCTGGTCGGGCTTGCGGTAGGGACCGAGTGGGTTTTCGTTCTTTTGGGCTTTGGTGCCGAAGCGTTCGTCGATTTCTAGTTCGCCACGGTAGGTGAGGTGGGCGATGCGTCGGGCGGCGCCGAGTCCGGTGGCTGGGTTGCAGCCGGATTCGTAGTAGTTGCCTTCGTGCCAGTGGTGGTCGTTTTCAATCGCCTTAATTTGGGCGGATTGAATGCCGATTTGCCAGGCGCTGGCGCGTGCAGAAACTGCAAGAACAGCAGCTGCGCCAACAGTTTCTGGGTACATTGCGGCCCACTCTAGGGTGCGGGCACCACCCATGGAACCACCAAGTACTGCGGCGACCGTGGTGATGCCGAGTGCGTCGAGGAATTGTTTTTCGGCGTTTACCTGATCACGAATGGACGTGGCGGGGAAGCGATTACCCCAGAAATTTCCATCTGGATGCATGGAGCCAGGTCCGGTGGAACCGTTGCAACCACCGATGACGTTGGTACAGATCACGCAGTAAATATCAGTGTTGATGGCTTTGCCGGGACCGAGCAAGTCAGCCCACCAATCGGCTGCGTTGGAATCTCCAGTGAGGGCGTGTTCGATGAGAACGACATTGCTGCGTCCTTCTTTATCTACGCGGTATTCACCCCAGCGGTGATAGGCGATTTCAGCGTTTGTAATGATTGCTCCGGCTTCGGTGGAGACATCACCGATCGCTTGGATTTCAAGTTGACCTGAAGGCGCGAGGGTGGGCATGAAAATAACCGCCTGTTCTGGGTGGACAAGACTAAAACTTCGTCCAGTGTATATGGACAGCTCTGTCTAGTCTAGTTTGCATTCTCACGAGTCTGAAAAAGAAAAACCCAGCGCTTTAAGCACTGGGGTGAGTCTATTTAAAGCTAGATTGCAGCAAAGCCGCCTTCGAGGTCAGCGATGATATCATCAATGGTCTCGATGCCAACGGACAGGCGGACGGTGGACTGGGTAACGCCCGCGCGTGCCAGGCCAGCTTCGTCGGACTGTGAATGGGTGGTGGTTGCTGGGTGAACAACGAGGGAGCGAACATCGCCGATGTTTGCAAGGTTGGAGTGTAGCTTCAGGGCGTCGATAAATGCCCAAGCCTCATCCTTGCCGCCCTTGATCTCGAAGGTGAGAACGGAGCCGGTGTACTTCAGGCCAAGCTTTTCCTTGGTTGCGTACCAAGGGGAATCCTTCAGGCCTGCGAAGTTAACCTTTTCCACCTTCTCGTGGTTGTTGAGGAATTCTGCAACCTTGATGGCGTTTTCGTTGTGGCGCTCCAGGCGCAGGGAAAGGGTGTCGATGCCCTGGACTGCAGCCCATGCGTTGAATGCGGAGAGGGTGGAGCCGGTGTCGCGTAGAAGGCCAACGCGAACCTTGAGGCCGAAGGCTGGTGCACCAAGGTCTGCGTACTTCAATCCGTGGTAAGCAGCATCTGGAGTGACGAAGTAGGGGAATACTGGCTTTCCATCCTTTTCGACAGTCCAATCGAACTTTCCGCCGTCGATAAGCACGCCGCCCAGTCCGGAGCCGTTGCCGGTGTAGAACTTGGTGAGGGAAGCGACGACAACGTCTGCGCCGAGCTCGAGCGGGCGCACGAGCGCTGCGGTAGCGATGGTGTTGTCGATGATCAGTGGAACGCTGTTGCGGTGCGCAACTTCAGCCACCGCAGGAATATCCAGGACGTCTGCCTGTGGGTTGGCGAAAGTCTCGCCGAAGAATGCTTTGGTGTTTGGCTGAACGGCTGCCTGCCAGGACTCAGGGTCGTCGGGGTTTTCCACGAAGGAAACATCGATACCCAGGCGGTTAAGAGTGATAAGGAATAGAGTCTCGGTGCCACCGTAGAGGCGTGGGGAGGTGACGATGTGGTCGCCCGCTCCTGCCAGGTTCAAAATGGCGTTGGTGGTTGCGGCCTGTCCGGAGGAGAACGCTACAGCGTGGACGCCACCTTCGAGGGAAGCGATGCGGTTTTCCAAAGCCTCAACGGTTGGGTTGGTGAGGCGGGAGTAAACAGGGCCTAGATCCTCAAGTGCGAAACGCTGCTTGGCGTGCTCAGCGGAGTCGAACACGAAAGCGGTGGATTGGTAGATCGGAAGGTTTCGTGCGCTGGTCTGTGCGTCTACTGACTGGCCTGCGTGAATGGAGCGGGTTTCAAAGCCCCACTGGTCAGCATTGGAATTGTCGTACTTTGGCATTTGGAGGTCCTTAAGAGTTTTTATTAGGAAATTCTTCTCCCATGCACCCTAC from Corynebacterium glutamicum ATCC 13032 carries:
- a CDS encoding homoserine O-acetyltransferase MetX, with product MPTLAPSGQLEIQAIGDVSTEAGAIITNAEIAYHRWGEYRVDKEGRSNVVLIEHALTGDSNAADWWADLLGPGKAINTDIYCVICTNVIGGCNGSTGPGSMHPDGNFWGNRFPATSIRDQVNAEKQFLDALGITTVAAVLGGSMGGARTLEWAAMYPETVGAAAVLAVSARASAWQIGIQSAQIKAIENDHHWHEGNYYESGCNPATGLGAARRIAHLTYRGELEIDERFGTKAQKNENPLGPYRKPDQRFAVESYLDYQADKLVQRFDAGSYVLLTDALNRHDIGRDRGGLNKALESIKVPVLVAGVDTDILYPYHQQEHLSRNLGNLLAMAKIVSPVGHDAFLTESRQMDRIVRNFFSLISPDEDNPSTYIEFYI
- a CDS encoding nucleoside deaminase: MTEDDLDLLHRTVELATQALKQGNSPYGSLLVDPFGAVVFEDHNRDADGDLTKHPEFAIAKYAIENYSASERAACTVYTSTEHCAMCAGAHAWAGLGKIYCATTGGQTAAWYAKWGAESGPLNPISADKISPNISIEGPASRFEEVLYELHRWFYLGQSPNKAL
- a CDS encoding DUF3017 domain-containing protein translates to MTNPGKKHISEEQLLANPHDGGLAPSKFPIKVQKAGIVVFVLAVVAASAFALTEHWRRATFTLGASLLYLSLLRLTCDSKILGVLAVRSRRFDAIYTAIVGGLMTFLATSVDALGS
- a CDS encoding DUF3500 domain-containing protein, coding for MQTTTGETSISNETSFNASRETSLTALGFLDYLDEEQRAALLGEGLDISTLTWANQVTALRVLESLFNEHAYELVSAVIQHVAQEPGDNPHHFLKFSPEPSTENSWELTLDGPTVGLKVTFDPDGQITFKDAHLGLSPAEVVSVTEALDTSYSESQIKKAAEQLVGSLNPTQQAALQGSGLRGAQLTEEQKTLFLKMTSNWIDLANGDSGSEQQEEIADTFSDTYIIWNEQKDGSAFFQMKGPELDFSYKESVPENAELSARGVPNIQTSFQSP
- a CDS encoding SPFH domain-containing protein; translated protein: MEAIAILFVIGAILVVAVIVLGIFFLTSRTWIKVAAADEALIVSAKKKGESQVIVHGKAVVMPITQTHQKISLRSRQVNMQVTAQSDDNVTLNVEAVALVKIGSEAEFIRRAAQRFASSDKEIVRFTQDQLEGVLRGVVAQQTVTSLMRERKKFSEQIAETVIPELEKQGLILDSFQIRGITDDVGYIKSLGAPEIQAKKQAAEIAETEAARAIAKSRIANQEADLVEQTQLDANKAAADAQVGEARAQAMQAERLADEKARLEVLRQQAENKQIELEAEVNKVADAERYRRKQEVEADTFEQTRRAQAQVEIAEAEATAAKVRAMAEAEAVRLKGQAEADAIKAKAEAYRENQEALLAQQAMEILPELMSNFASGYANIGSMTVLSGGEGSENSVGSRFAGEQALGLKSIIESVKQTTGIDLAEIIQGRAAGHAQGSAQGAAIAEALSRDETVEDRSEK
- a CDS encoding SIR2 family NAD-dependent protein deacylase; this translates as MSERQLEKSIEHAVELAREARNIEVFTGAGMSADSGLETYRDDKTGLWSNVDPQAMASIDAWRKDPEPMWAWYRWRAGVAARAEPNAGHQAISYWEGSDTVEHVHITTQNIDNLHERAGSSDVTHLHGSLFEYRCSDCATPWEDDKNYPQEPIARLAPPQCEKCGGLIRPGVVWFGENLPVEEWDIAEQRIAEADLMIIVGTSGIVHPAAALPQLAQQRGVPIVEISPTRTELSRIADFTWMSTAAQALPALMRGLSA
- a CDS encoding iron-siderophore ABC transporter substrate-binding protein, producing the protein MQSRLSKILRSSVVGVAVLALLAGCSNNADDTDADSTSTGNSAFPVSIEHEFGTTTIDDVPERVVTLGVTDADIVLALGTVPVGNTGYKFFENGLGPWTDELVEGKELTLLDSDSTPDLEQVAALEPDLIIGVSAGFDDVVYEQLSDIAPVVARPAGTAAYAVAREEATNLVARAMGQSEKGQELNEETDALIQAARDENPSFDGKTGTVILPYQGKYGAYLPGDARGQFLDSLGISLPEAVLSRDTGDSFFVDVPAESVKDVDGDVLLVLSNDENLDITAENPLFETLNVVQKDAVIVATTEERGAITYNSVLSVPFALEHLAPRIAEALK
- a CDS encoding bifunctional methylenetetrahydrofolate dehydrogenase/methenyltetrahydrofolate cyclohydrolase, which gives rise to MTAIKLDGNLYRGEIFADLEQRVAALKEKGIVPGLATVLVGDDPASHSYVKMKHRDCEQIGVNSIRKDLPADVTQEELFAVIDELNNDDSCTGYIVQLPLPKHLDENAVLERIDPAKDADGLHPVNLGKLVLNEPAPLPCTPNGSISLLRRFGVELDGAKVVVIGRGVTVGRPIGLMLTRRSENSTVTLCHTGTKDLAAETRAADVIIAAAGQPHMLTADMVKPGAAVLDVGVSRKDGKLLGDVHPDVWEVAGAVSPNPGGVGPLTRAFLVHNVVERAEKLAGL
- a CDS encoding metal-dependent transcriptional regulator, whose amino-acid sequence is MHISDLPDRSQDYLKTIWDITELLDDQPAALGDIAEKMNQKTPTASEAIKKLAARGLVNHEKYAGVTLTEQGKTLAIDMVRRHRLLETFLHDVLGYTWDEVHADADLLEHAASDQLIERIDAHLGRPRKDPHGDPIPTAEGVIEESPRTTLEAVQPGETVTISRVKDIDPELLRYLAQYNVSPGCRITVASGPLAGMVHVVVEGTDTSFPLAETQLPLITVQD
- a CDS encoding metal-dependent hydrolase, whose product is MSGAAVGLAVAQILPAEWGGVTTATEAFIYAGLAAGAALLPDLDSPQATVSRSFGPITQVISRFTENICQTFVNVTRGRKDKHCNNGHRTLTHTVWSAAATGAGATALIGAYGKPAVIGLLFFFLGLAIRGLMPEWSKNADWLLVTGASAALAVGVWNYAPESSFGIVLGSAITVGSLTHLAGDMATKAGIPAFAPVIPLKGKRWWNLKLPKFLSIRANGPADKFLLFVFSVAVIIQIGLVSSGNMSTIMMNLLSPAL
- a CDS encoding tRNA (cytidine(34)-2'-O)-methyltransferase, whose product is MPEHPLHVIFDNPVIPPNTGNAIRMCAGTGAHLHLVEPLGFELTEKHLRRAGLDYHDLADVTVHATFDEAMAAVPGRVFAFTTTANTRFTDIAFEPGDALLFGTEPTGLPQEHVEHSRITSELRIPMLPGRRSMNLSNSAAVATYEAWRQLGFVGGV
- a CDS encoding O-acetylhomoserine/O-acetylserine sulfhydrylase, which gives rise to MPKYDNSNADQWGFETRSIHAGQSVDAQTSARNLPIYQSTAFVFDSAEHAKQRFALEDLGPVYSRLTNPTVEALENRIASLEGGVHAVAFSSGQAATTNAILNLAGAGDHIVTSPRLYGGTETLFLITLNRLGIDVSFVENPDDPESWQAAVQPNTKAFFGETFANPQADVLDIPAVAEVAHRNSVPLIIDNTIATAALVRPLELGADVVVASLTKFYTGNGSGLGGVLIDGGKFDWTVEKDGKPVFPYFVTPDAAYHGLKYADLGAPAFGLKVRVGLLRDTGSTLSAFNAWAAVQGIDTLSLRLERHNENAIKVAEFLNNHEKVEKVNFAGLKDSPWYATKEKLGLKYTGSVLTFEIKGGKDEAWAFIDALKLHSNLANIGDVRSLVVHPATTTHSQSDEAGLARAGVTQSTVRLSVGIETIDDIIADLEGGFAAI